In Neodiprion pinetum isolate iyNeoPine1 chromosome 6, iyNeoPine1.2, whole genome shotgun sequence, one genomic interval encodes:
- the Ing3 gene encoding inhibitor of growth protein 3, with protein MLYLEDYVEMIEHLPQELRDRFTEMREMDLGVQNSMDSLEKKVKTFFSNAKKMKPSDKEAEYETIRKDYYKTLEDADEKVHLANQMYDLVDRYLRRLDQELHKFKMELEADNKGITEILEKRSLELDQPPTNSSQKENRYSFTSTRTRDSHGHSRSEKRRDSNASSVSVEKRLVIEKSSQSLPESRPASANSGPIIATTLPSAPTAIASTVGPVNYGLGHIGAGGNAIAAAASQAIAATQQMQQGRRTASLKASYEAINTGGVHAAEFSRELAGAAQTAIAAIQETTKKHKKKVNTTVPSTSVIPAAVQQPVSPPGVTATAAVTDADNTDWPYDPNEPRYCICNQVSYGDMVACDNQDCPFEWFHYPCVGISAPPKGKWYCPQCTSSMKRRGGRKN; from the exons ATGCTGTATCTTGAAGATTACGTCGAAA TGATCGAACATCTTCCGCAGGAGCTGCGCGACAGATTCACTGAGATGAGAGAAATGGACCTGGGAGTGCAAA ACTCGATGGATAGCCTGGAGAAAAAGGTGAAAACCTTCTTTTCAAACGCCAAGAAAATGAAGCCAAGTGACAAGGAGGCGGAATATGAAACGATACGAAAAGACTATTACAAAACTTTAGAAGATGCCGATGAAAAAGTGCACTTAGCTAATCAGATGTACGATTTGGTGGATAGATACTTGAGGCGACTTGACCAAGAGcttcataaatttaaaatggAACTTGAGGCTGACAACAAAggaattacagaaatattaGAAAAACGATCCTTAGAATTGGATCAACCGCCAACCAACAGTAGTCAAAAAGAGAATCGTTATAGTTTTACTTCTACTAGAACTCGGGACAGTCACGGACATT CACGGTCAGAGAAACGGAGAGACTCCAACGCGTCCTCGGTATCGGTAGAAAAACGATtagtgattgaaaaatcgtcgcaAAGTCTTCCAGAATCACGACCAGCCTCGGCAAATTCTGGTCCAATAATTGCAACTACTCTGCCGTCCGCGCCGACGGCAATAGCTAGTACAGTTGGTCCGGTCAATTACGGTTTAGGGCATATTGGCGCTGGTGGTAACGCGATAGCTGCTGCTGCATCGCAGGCAATTGCTGCAACGCAACAAATGCAGCAGGGACGGCGAACCGCCAGTCTTAAGGCGAGCTATGAAGCCATCAATACCGGAGGTGTTCACGCGGCTGAATTTAGTAGGGAATTAGCTGGTGCTGCACAGACTGCTATAGCTGCGATTCAAGAAACCACCAAGAAACATAAAAA AAAAGTTAATACTACAGTACCTAGTACCAGTGTGATACCAGCGGCAGTTCAACAACCCGTCTCTCCACCTGGAGTAACGGCTACAGCAGCAGTGACAGATGCAGATAATACAGATTGGCCGTACGACCCGAACGAGCCGAGATATTGCATATGCAATCAAGTGTCTTACGGCGACATGGTTGCTTGCGATAACCAGGAT TGTCCGTTTGAATGGTTTCATTACCCGTGTGTCGGAATTTCTGCGCCACCGAAAGGAAAATGGTATTGTCCGCAGTGTACGTCTTCTATGAAGAGGCGCGGTGGTCGGAAAAATTAA
- the Sfxn2 gene encoding sideroflexin-2, with the protein MAVERIDLDKPLWDLSTFAGRWKHFAWVTDFRTCTTSSEQLLAAKELCEQYRVGKEPVGTSKEKIIYAKKLYESAFHPDTGDLQNVFGRMSFQVPGGMAITGAMLQFYRTTTAVVFWQWVNQSFNALVNYTNRNANSPVSTTQLCTAYFSATAAAMITAIGCKSYWQKRANPLMARYVPFAAVAAANCANIPLMRQVEIANGVDVCDDNGNKLTKSKIAAVKGISQVTFSRIVMCAPGMLILPPIMAKLETYGWMQRIKPLHAPIQIMLVGCFLTFMVPTACALFPQNCSIAVSTIQKWEPENYEILKKNCKDGNVPKFLYFNKGL; encoded by the exons ATGGCAGTGGAAAGGATAGATCTGGATAAACCGCTTTGGGATCTAAGCACTTTCGCTGGACGATGGAAGCATTTTGCTTGGGTAACCGATTTCAGGACCTGTACCACTTCCAGCGAGCAACTCCTGGCGGCAAAGGAGCTGTGCGAACAATacag AGTGGGCAAGGAACCCGTCGGAACGAGCaaggagaaaataatttatgcaaaaaaacTCTACGAATCGGCGTTTCACCCGGATACTGGGGACTTGCAAAATGTATTTGGAAGAATGTCTTTCCAGGTACCCGGAGGCATGGCCATCACCGGAGCTATGCTTCAATTTTATAG AACAACGACGGCGGTCGTATTTTGGCAATGGGTAAACCAGTCCTTCAACGCCCTTGTGAACTACACAAACCGAAATGCGAACAGCCCTGTAAGCACCACTCAGCTCTGCACCGCGTACTTCAGCGCGACGGCCGCCGCAATGATAACGGCAATAGGGTGCAAATCTTACTGGCAGAAAAGGGCGAACCCCCTGATGGCC AGATACGTCCCATTCGCTGCTGTGGCTGCGGCAAACTGCGCGAATATTCCATTGATGAGGCAGGTCGAGATCGCCAACGGAGTTGACGTCTGCGACGATAACGGTAACAAGTTAACGAAATCTAAG ATCGCTGCAGTCAAGGGTATCAGTCAAGTAACTTTTTCAAGGATCGTTATGTGCGCCCCAGGAATGC TGATTCTTCCGCCAATTATGGCGAAGCTGGAAACGTACGGCTGGATGCAGAGGATTAAACCACTTCATGCACCAATTCAAATTATGCTAGTCGGATGTTT CCTAACATTCATGGTACCAACTGCTTGCGCTCTGTTCCCGCAAAACTG CTCCATTGCCGTGAGCACTATTCAAAAGTGGGAGCCAGAGAATTACGAGATTTTGAAGAAGAATTGCAAAGACGGAAATGTACCAAAGTTCCTGTACTTTAATAAGGGGTTATAA